A single Lolium perenne isolate Kyuss_39 chromosome 6, Kyuss_2.0, whole genome shotgun sequence DNA region contains:
- the LOC127310222 gene encoding protein FAR1-RELATED SEQUENCE 5-like, producing the protein MGGIPPQSIMTDQCRSMGSAIKEVFPNATHKNCLFHVKKNCDDKNGPTFAENEGLYEDMQDIIDNSLTVQEFETLWPQMIEKYNVAGVKVFEDMWTNRKKFVPVYFKTNFFPFIQTTARSEATNALFKKGVGAQFSMTSFLREYQRIMDTIHANEDELDHKVVNKKVQPTRFLTKYYIERQAHDLYNLTIFRKFQFTLKDVTRLNIREEEKEKVFVLFQASNCVIKEHRQRNYIVLVNKQTEEYSCVCCKFEKDGILCSHILKVMLHLEVEKIPEKYIIERWRKKNQKLNYRLPAPEEIDNDSLRYSLLTRILTQTASKGSKSREKCQYLIQEAKRIEEHLDAMDRVREDTGETQPTDQPTSTRTVSNLFNASLHEGTNSPAMKSAKKGKKQRMQFEPIKKPMLK; encoded by the exons ATGGGTGGCATACCTCCTCAATCAATAATGACTGATCAGTGTAGGTCAATGGGCAGTGCAATAAAAGAGGTTTTCCCAAACGCAACACACAAAAATTGTTTGTTCCATGTGAAGAAGAATTGCGATGACAAAAATGGACCAACATTTGCAGAGAATGAAGGGTTGTATGAGGATATGCAAGACATTATAGATAACTCATTGACAGTACAAGAATTTGAGACACTATGGCCACAAATGATTGAGAAGTACAATGTTGCTGGTGTGAAAGTATTTGAGGACATGTGGACCAATAGAAAGAAGTTTGTTCCAGTATACTTCAAAACAAATTTTTTCCCATTTATACAGACAACAGCTAGAAGTGAAGCAACGAATGCCTTGTTCAAGAAAGGAGTTGGCGCACAATTCAGCATGACTAGCTTCCTAAGGGAGTATCAGCGAATAATGGATACAATACATGCAAATGAAGATGAGTTGGACCACAAGGTTGTAAACAAGAAAGTCCAGCCAACTAGATTCTTGACAAAGTACTACATAGAAAGACAAGCTCATGACTTATACAACCTTACCATCTTCAGAAAATTCCAGTTCACACTCAAGGATGTTACAAGGCTAAATATTCGAGAGGAAGAAAAGGAAAAAGTTTTCGTCTTGTTCCAGGCCAGCAATTGTGTAATAAAAGAACACAGGCAACGAAACTACATAGTGCTGGTGAACAAACAGACAGAAGAATACTCATGTGTTTGCTGCAAATTTGAAAAGGATGGGATCTTGTGCTCTCATATTCTGAAAGTGATGCTGCACCTTGAGGTCGAGAAAATTCCAGAGAAGTACATAATTGAAAGATGGCGAAAGAAGAATCAAAAACTCAACTACAGACTACCAGCACCAGAAGAAATAGACAATGATAGTCTAAGGTACAGCTTGCTAACAAGAATCTTGACACAGACAGCTTCTAAAGGATCGAAGAGCAGAGAAAAATGCCAGTACCTGATACAAGAAGCAAAACGAATAGAAGAACACTTGGATGCAATGGACAGAGTAAGAGAAGACACTGGAGAAACGCAACCCACAGATCAGCCCACATCGACAAGGACAGTTTCAAACTTGTTCAATGCATCACTGCATGAAG GTACAAATTCTCCAGCCATGAAATCAgcaaagaaggggaaaaaacAAAGGATGCAGTTCGAACCAATCAAGAAACCCATGTTGAAATGA